Proteins from a genomic interval of Falco rusticolus isolate bFalRus1 chromosome 7, bFalRus1.pri, whole genome shotgun sequence:
- the NPC2 gene encoding NPC intracellular cholesterol transporter 2 produces MVLSPLALLLALAAAALAEPLRFVDCGSKDGSIQEVNVSPCPTQPCLLHKGTSYSINVTFASKIESQGSKARVYGEMLHVDIPFPIPEPDGCKSGIQCPIQKGHSYSYLNKLPVKSEYPSIKLIVKWELVDDQDQMLFCWKIPVQITS; encoded by the exons atggTGCTGTCCCCGCTCGCCCTGCTCCTGGCgctggccgccgccgccctggCCGAGCCCCTTCGCTTCGTCGACTGCG GTTCCAAAGACGGCAGCATCCAAGAGGTGAACGTGAGCCCCTGCCCCacgcagccctgcctgctccacaAAGGGACATCCTACAGCATCAACGTCACCTTCGCCAGCA AGATCGAGAGCCAGGGCAGCAAAGCGAGGGTGTACGGCGAGATGCTGCATGTGGATATACCCTTTCCCATTCCTGAGCCTGATGGATGCAAGTCTGGGATCCAGTGCCCCATTCAGAAGGGCCATTCCTACAGCTACCTGAACAAACTCCCCGTGAAGAGCGAGTACCCCAGT atTAAGCTGATTGTGAAGTGGGAGCTGGTGGATGACCAGGACCAGATGTTGTTCTGCTGGAAGATACCAGTACAGATCACCAGCTGA